The genomic window ATGGACAAGATATATGTCAATTAGAACTTACAGTTGTAGGTTCTTTTTATTTTATAAGGAAGGTGTAGAAATGGAAAATTTATTTAAGTATTTTAATTTAGTTGTAGCAGCACTAGGAACAGGATTCACATGGCTTTTTGGAACTTGGGATATTGCATTAATTTCATTAATTGCATTTATGATTCTAGACTATGTAACAGGCGTTCTAAGAGCATATGTAAACAAAGATGTATCAAGTTCAGTTGGACTTAAAGGAATAGCTAGAAAGGCTGTTATATTTATAGTTTTAATAG from Clostridium septicum includes these protein-coding regions:
- a CDS encoding phage holin family protein, with amino-acid sequence MENLFKYFNLVVAALGTGFTWLFGTWDIALISLIAFMILDYVTGVLRAYVNKDVSSSVGLKGIARKAVIFIVLIVAVILDRLLNTGTWVFRTLICYFYIANEGISLLENCAGLGLPIPEKLKDALVQLKDGEKKDLKIEQE